The window CATGGGTCAGGCGGAACACATACACCGCACCGACGCTATAGCCACGGATATCTGACTGCTCAGCATCAATACCAGAGTTAAGGTTACTCTCCCCTGGCATACCTATCGCTAGCGTACTGCCATCGGCCGATAACGCTACGGCAGTGCCAAACCAACCAGCGGCATACCCGTCATCAGGATAATTCCATCCCCAATCAACCCGCGCGGCTTTAACATAGCCCACCGCGTCGGCCAGGCTTCCCTGGGCTGTTACTTCAGCGGAGGTGCGGCAGTCTTCATAACCATCTGACAGATTACAGGCCTGTAATCTGTAGCGGGCATTCACACGCAGAGGCAGAAACACCGAATGCTGATAGCCGGTTGTATCGGCGGGTAACGTCTGAATCTGGGTGAAATCCTGCTGGCCGTCCAGGCTTTCCAATAAGCGGTATTCGGTTTCTTCGGCAACATCCTGCCAGCTGAAACTGAAGGTTTTTGTCGCCGTCAACGACAGACTCAGTACCGGGTCCGCGGGAATAAAGCTCGCCTCTACCGTGCAGTCGGCCGTAATGGCCCCGGTGGTATAGGTGCTGCCCTGCAGCGTACCGTCACAGCCCGACACGCCATCAATGCGGTAACCATTGTCTGCTGTAATCTCAAAACTGGTGGTGGTTTCGGTATCCACCACCTGTGCCGTGTCCGGGCTGATGCTGCCGCCTGCGCCAGCATTGACAGCAACGCGGTGAGTCCGCATAAAGCTGGCTTCTACCGTGCAGTCAGCCGTAATGGCTCCCGTGGTATAGGTGCTGCCCTGCAGCGTACCGTCACAGCCTGACACGCCATCAATGCGGTAGCCATTGTCTGCTGTAATCTCAAAACTGGTGGTGGTTTCGGTATCCACCACCTGTGCCGTGTCCGGGCTGATGCTGCCGCCTGCGCCAGCATTGACAGCAACGCGGTGAGTCCGCATAAAGCTGGCTTCTACCGTGCAGTCAGCCGTAATGGCTCCCGTGGTATAGGTGCTGCCCTGCAGCGTACCGTCACAGCCTGACACGCCATCAATGCGGTAGCCATTGTCTGCTGTAATCTCAAAACTGGTGGTGGTTTCGGTATCCACCACCTGCGCCGTGTCCGGGCTGATGCTGCCGCCATTACCCGCTGACGGAGTAACACTGAAACTCGGGTCGTCACTGCTGCTGCCGCCACCACAGGCCGATAACAACGCACTGACGAGCGTGATCTGAACCGCAGACGCGACAGAGCGCGCCTTAACATGCCTTTGATTCATTCTATATCCTTTAGTATCCGCAAAAATTAATGGCACAAAAAAACACGCTGTTTGCTATAAACAGCGTGCGATATCGGCACAAAAATGTTTTCTAATGATACAGATAACAACTGATATCTGACGGGCAAAAAATGCAATCAATCTTTCATTTTGTCTCAAATTACTCCGATTTCTCTGGTCATATAAGTGACATAAAGGAAACAAAAATAACCCGGGCAGAATATTCAAATAAAAACAGAAACAAAGCCTAAAAATACGAAAAACTCAAGTGTTCTTAACGATGAAAAGCGGCCAGATATAGCACCTGCAACCTTTAACTCTCCATCGTCAGTCACTTTAAAACTGATAACCATTATCAAATAAAGCTAATAAGAGGGGTGATCCTCTTGAATATTTCACAGTTTTACACAACACCTGACCAGTAAAATTAAAAATATCAACTAAATCTGTTTTTACTTTACAATATCCAATAGAATGAAAAAAAAGTTAATTTCCCCAGGAAAATACCGGGGAAGAATAAAACAAGCCCTGAGCGCAAGCCTGATACCCGTCAAAGCAAGCACCCAAATCCTGATCTTACGGAATGGTTACCCAATTGTTTTCAGAAAATATTTATTTAAAGCCAAATGCCAGGTTATGTAAGAAAGTGTCAGCGTCACAGATCAACTTACACTTTCTTCATGGCTTTATTGGTTTTCAGGGCCATGCAGAAGATCTTTCCTTGTCTGACAGTCCATTTAATACAGGCATGTCTGTTGCGCTCATCCGGGTTAATAACGGCCATCTGAAGCTTAATGACCAGCATCTTTTAACGGATAGGTTTTATTTATGTAATCTCCATGCTATCCGCCATATAAGCACTAATGAATGCTCTTTTTTTGGCATGCTGATTCCTGGCCTTCAGGTTGACCTCAATAGTCTCATTAACAGTAAGACCGTGATTCTGATGAATAACGATGACTGGCTGGAGAACAACCTCTGCTTTGATCTGCATCAACTTTTTACTGCATTAAACGAGCAGGATTCACTGCGTGCAACAAGCATAAGTCAGATTATCAGCGGCTATCTTTTCGAGACGATTAACAGTGAACTCGAACAGAATGCCTGCGAAAAGAAACTAACAGATAGTTATTACAGACTACTTTCTTATATTGGCAGAAACCTGAATTCACGCAAGCTGGGCATCAACATGCTGACAGAGGCAACGTTTATGTCACGCGCGGGTATTTATCGTCTGACCAATCACTTCGGCGGAGCCATCGGGTTAATCAATCATATGCGCTCAACACTCGCACTGATTGACATTCTGAATGAAGACCGGGCTGACATATCCTTCAAAGATGCATACCCTAACTATGGTTTCAGCTCTTACGGTTGCTTTCTTCGTGCTTTCAGAAAAATTCATGGTGTCCCTCCGGGTGACATCAGAAAAAACGGATTGAAGTCATTACATCAAGACAATGAATCCGGTCAAAGCCATGCCCAAAAACCGCGTTTCTATGCATGGTTCCGGAGCTATTTCATCTGGAATATATGATGAAAAAGGATCTTTATTTTCAATATGCTATTGGTGGCAATCACTCTATGAGCAGCACAGAGGGCCAGTGGGATAAGGCTCTGTCTCCTTTTTTTAAAGTCCAGACAAAAATTAACCCGCATCCGCCCCCGGAGAATCAGGCAGAAACCTGCACTACCGATGGAATGACCATTCTTTGCCTGGAAATACACCAGGAAGTATTGCTTCAATCTCAAATAAACGCATCGCTGCAAGAAAATGCATCCGCTGTCTTAGTGTATACAGAGCAAGGCAGCGCAGAGTTGTTTACCTGCAGCCAGAACATAAAAATTAACTGCGGCGAGACATTTATTATTGAAAACAGCCAGCCTTTTATTCTTCGGGCTGACACATGTCGCCTGAGATTGGTGATATTTAACCTGCACCTTATATCGGCCATTTATCCACTGATAAAAATGACGCGCATCATGCCGTTAAGCCATAACAATAAAGCAGAACTATTGCAGCACTTTATTCGGGATGAGTTTGACCGGTTCCGGAATCTGAACAGTTCTGGTTATACAATACGACAGGAAACAGCCAGCCATATTCTGCGGTTAATGGTACAGGATCAATATCTGGCCAGAATCCGCAACAGCCATGAAAAAACCATGGCGGTGCAAAAATACTTAGCTGCAAATATATTTCAGCCCGACATCACCGCAGCCACCCTGTGTAAAGAACTCGATATATCGACTTACGAACTGCAGAAAATTATGCAACCTCACGGTGGCCTGAAGCAGTACATCAACAAGGCCAGAATTGAGGAATTTTGCAGAAAACTACACCAAGGTATCGACTACTCTTACAACCTTTATGCGCTGTCACTTGATCTGGGATTCAGGTCTGAATCAGCCTTCCGGCGGATATTTAAAAGTGTAACCGGCGTCGTGCCGAGTAAGTTCTTAAGTGATATCCATAACCGCATTAACCCGTCTCCAGGTCATTCTGAGTAAGACAGAATCCGCAATCATCGTTATTAATACAATCAAGCCTGCAGCATCCATGGTTTATATTTTCAGCAATATATCCAGCGGAGCTGAACGCGCAAGCCTGAGAAAAATGGCACATATACCAGCAAACGAATAAAGGCTTTTTTGCCAGACAAAGCATTAACGGCGGAGAATAAAAAATCCGCCGGCTGTCACCACCCGGCGGATTAGGTTTTTACAGGTCAGGCCAACTCAGGCATTACACCACAAGCCGGCCTGCCAGCTAACGCGATCAGTACAGATACACCGCGCCAGACCCTACAGCGTTGTTATTAGTTTGATCGCCATTAACACCGGTAGCGCTACTCGCTTCTAGTGGCGCCCCCACAGCCAGAGTCTGGCCATCCGCGGATAAGGCAACCGATCGGCCAAACGTGTCACCGTAACCGGTATTGGAGGCTTTGATATAGGCCGGCTGCGCCCAGCCAGCCTCTGTGCGCTGAAACAGATACACCGCACCAGATTCATAAGCGGCATCATCCATTTGCTCACCATTAATACCGGCTGCACTGCTCCTTTCGCCCGGAGCGCTTACCGCCAGGCTGTCGCCATCCGCCGATAAGGCGACGGCATAGCCAAAGTTATCTCTCGTGCCGGTATTAGAGGCCTTAAGATAGGCCTGCTGCGCCCAGTGCAAGCCGGTACGCTGGAACACATACACCGCACCTGCTTTAGAAGCACTGTTGTCCTCCTGCCCTGCACCAACACCGGCTGCGCTGCTGCCTTCATTCTGAGCGCCAACCGCCAGAGTGCTGCCATCAGCCGATAATGCGACACTCGAGCCAAAATAGTCATTTGCACCGGTATTAGAAGCCTTAATATAAGCCTGCTGAGCCCAGGCTTGGTCTGCACGCAGAAACACATACACCGCACCTGCGTATGTCAAACTGTCATCCGTCTCATCACCACCAACACCGGTTGCACTGCTGGCTTCAGCCAAAGCGCTGACCGCCAGAGTGCTGCCATCGGCCGACAGCGCCAGGCTGATGCCAAACTGATCTTTTACCCCGGTATTCGAGGCTTTGATGTAAGCCTGTTGTGTCCAGCTAAGGCCTGCACGCTGGAACATATATATCGCACCCGCTAAATAGGCACTGTTATCCGCCTGATCACCGTCAACACCGGTTGCACTGCTGCTTTCAAAAAAAGCGCCTACCGCCAGGGTGCTGCCATCGGCCGATAACGCTAACGAACGGCCAAACCGATCACCCGCCCCAGTATTCGAGGCTTTTATATAGGCCTGCTGCGCCCAACCAGCGCCTGAGTACTGAAACACATACACCGCACCTGCGTAAGGAGTACTGTTATCTGCCTGAACACCGTTAACACCGGTCGCGCTGCTGCCTTCATTAAAAGCGCCAACCGCCAGTGTCGAGCCATCGCCTGACAATGCCAGACTGCTGCCAAAGCTGTCCAATTCATCGGCATTCGAGGCTTTGATATAAGCCTGCTGCAGCCACTGCCCATGGATAAGGCGGAACACATACACAGCACCGACACTATTGCCACGGATATCTGACTGCTCCGCATCAATGCCAGAGTTAAGGTTGGTCTCCTCTGGCATACCTACCGCCAGCGTACTGCCATCGGCCGATAGCGCTACAGCCAATCCAAACTGACCTTCGGCAGACCTATAGGCAGGATCATTCAAGCCCCAATCAATCCGCGCTGCTTTAACATAACCCACCGCGTCGGTCAGGCTTCCCTGGGCTGTTACTTCAGCAGAGGTGCGGCAGTCTTCATAGCCATCTGACAGATTACAGGCCTGTAATCTGTAGCGGGCATTCACACGCTGGGGCAGAAACACCGAATACTGATAACTGGTTGTATCGGCGGGTAACGTCTGAATCTGGGTGAAATCCTGCTGGCCGTCCAGGCTTTCCAGCAAACGGTATTCGGTTTCTTCGGCAACATCCTGCCAGCTGAAACTGAAGGTTTTAGTCGCCGCCAACGACAGACTCAGTACCGGGTCCGCGGGAATAAAGCTCGCCTCTATCGTGCAGTCGGCCGTAATGGCCCCGGTGGTATAGGTGCTGCCCTGCAGCGCACCGTCACAGCCCGACACGCCATCAATGCGGTAACCATTGTCTGCTGTAATCTCAAAACTGGTGGTGGTTTCGGTATCCACCACCTGTGCCGTGTCCGGGCTGATGCTGCCGCCTGCGCCAGCATTGACAGCAACGCGGTGAGTCCGCATAAAGCTGGCTTCTACCGTACAGTCAGCCGTAATGGCCCCGGTGGTATAGGTGCTGCCCTGCAGCGTACCGTCACAGCCTGACACGTCATCAATGCGGTAGCCACTCTCGGCCATAATGTCGAAACGGGTGGTCTCACCTTTATTCAACACCTGCGCCGTGTCCGGGCTGATGCTGCCGCCATTACCCGCTGACGGAGTAACACTGAAGCGCGGGTCGTCACTGCTGCTGCCGCCACAGGCCGATAACAACGCACTGACGAGCGTGACCTGAACCGCAGACGCGACAGAGCGCGCCTTAACATGCCTTTGATTCATTCTATATCCTTTAGTATCCGCAAAAATCGATGGCGCACAAAAGCACGCCGTTTGCGATTAACAGCGCTCAAGATCCACCAAAAGTTGGGTAATGATACAGAGAACAACAGGAGCCTGACGGGCAAAAACCGCGATATGGCTTTCAATTTGTCTCAACCTGCCGGCAGGGTTGTTACCGGTCTGAAGTTTCGCAACAGACTGATGGCAGCAGGCACATCTGCCCTGCGGCGCTGCGGCAATAAGGGCAGGCTGAATAAAGTGTTCGCGGATACGTAAAACGAAAACAATCATGGCAGCATCATCCGTCGCGGACATGGCTAACGCTGTGACATAAAAGATGAGGAATTCGCGCGACATTCAGGCAATAAAAAAGCCCGAATGCGAACATTCGGGCTTTTTCATCAATTTTGGTTGCGGGAGCAGGATTCGAACCTACGACCTTCGGGTTATGAGCCCGACGAGCTACCAGACTGCTCCATCCCGCGACAATTGCTTCACTACTTTCTGACGTTACAACCAACAGAAGCGGTTGGTTGCGGGAGCAGGATTCGAACCTACGACCTTCGGGTTATGAGCCCGACGAGCTACCAGACTGCTCCATCCCGCGTCAGAGGCTGCGAATAATACGGATGCCCCCTTGTGCTGTCAAGCCTAACATTTTGTTTTTTAGGTATTTTTCCCGCAATGACCGGGAATTTACAGAAAAGTTGCATCATCGTCTGGCGTGTATGGAATACAGGTGGTACGTTATCTGAACAAAAAATAACAACAATAAAAATCGAGCATATGAGTTCGCATCCGACCAATACTTTGACAACGGCGGCTTTGCAGCCCTTGTTGCGTTTGTTGGAAAGCAAAGGCTTCTCCGGCATGGACCTGCTGTCACCGGGCCATGAGGCCAGAACCGAGCATCTTTCCAGCCAGCGCATGTCCATCAGCCAGTTTGACCGGCTGCTGGAACAGGCCAGTAAACTGCTTAACGAACCTGCCATCGGCCTTGCCGCCGGACAGCATCTCGACCTGCCCAGCTTTTATCTGCTGGGGTTCCTGTTGAGCGGTTGCCAGACTGGCCGGGAAGCCCTGACCATTCTGCGTCGTTACTACTCGCTGATCAGTGATACCCGTTCGCCTGACCTGTTTGTCGGTAATGAAAGCATTAAAGTGCTTTACTATGTTGCCGAAGGCAGTGCCTTTGGCAGTCATGCCCGCAGCGAGTTTATCGCCACCAGCATTCATACCGCCGGCAAGGCCTTTGGCGGCAGTTACTATCAGGTACAGGGGGTTGGCTTCCGCTTTCCGCCACCGTCCTACCGTGACCGGCTGGAGCAGTTCTTCGGTATTCCGGTTCAGTACAATCAGCCACATAACTGGATATCGTTTTCCGGCAAGTTACTGGATAAGCCATTGGCGCAGGCAAACCCGGAGTTATTCAACTCTCTGCGTCGTCAGGCTGAAGTAGCAACAACCCGTTTCGGCCAGTTGCAGGCGTTCAGCCGTAAGGTGATGCATATTCTGTATCAGTGGCCGGACTCCATCCCGATCACCAAAGAAGCCGTTGCCGACCTGCTGAGCACCAGCAGCCGTACCCTGACCCGGCGCCTGCAGGAAGAAAACTGCCAGTTCTCTTCCCTGTTGCGTGACGTACGCCTGGAGAAGGCCAAACAGGCACTGGAGCGCGGTCATACCGATGTACAGCAGCTGGCCATTGAGCTGGGCTTTTCTGACCGTCGGGGGTTTGAGCGGGCGTTCAAGCAATGGACCGGTGAAACTCCGGCAGCCTATCGGCGCAATTGTCGCTCCCGCAGTGAAGTGGTTACCGAAATGGCCGAGGCCGATTAACGGCTGATCAACAGCTCAAAAAAAAAGCGGCCATTGGCCGCTTTTTTTTATGAACTGCTATTTCCGTCTGACTACCAGTCACTGGCGGACAGTGCCGCCCTGACGGTACGCATCTTTTCGGACTCCTCCAATGCGATCAGGTTTTCAAACAGCTGCCGCGAATCGTCCGTTGTCGCTTCGCTGAGCATCTGCCGGTACAACCCGATCAGGTAGTCATCAATTTTCAGTGCTACCCGGGCTAACTCATCCACCGAAATATCCGGATGCAGCTCACGACAGCCTTTCAGGGCTTCGCTGATGGAACCTGGTTCAAACTGATGCCACTCAGAGAGTACCTTCTGGCTGATATGCTCCTGCATACTGACCATTGATTTCGCCAGCGTATCTTCATGGGCTGCCAGCAACTGCAGCATCATATCGACCCGCTCGCGCTGCGTCTGATCGCGTAATTGCTGATACAGATTGCGCGCGTGCTCATGTAAGCGGCGGCTGTATTCGAGTACGTCTTTGACCGTGGAGTAACTCATATCTCTGCTTCCTGTTCAAAGGCTCTGGCTCAACGTTCCGGCTTCAAAGACCCCTGCTGTCCTCAGACGCTATGGCCTGAGGGCATATACACAGTGGATAACTACAGCATAGCGTTAGCCGCTGTATACGCCATTGCGCAGGATCAAGCAGAGCAGCCTGCGCAGGCTTTATTCGTCATCACCGGATTCAGCAAACTGGTCCGCCAGCTGCTGACGGAATGGACGTACGGCGGATTTATCCTGTTCGCTGACGTTTTCCACCGCACGCATCATCATCAGTGAGGCGCTCATCATTTGTTCCATCATCATTTTTTGCTCAGCAGGCATGCCTTCTGCCTGACGGATCTGTTCGAGCTGAGCTTCAAGCTGTGACAGACTGACCTGTTCGTTTTCCATTTCCAGCGCCATATAGCCCATGGTCACCCGGCGGGAAACTTCAGCCCAGTGTTCAATGTTTTTATAACCGCCCGCTTTTACCTGCTTGCTGAAATCATCATATAAGCCGGCCGCCTTCAGTTGCTCAATGCCTTTATTAAACATGGCATCAATACTGGTTTCGCTGCCGCTGAAATCTTCTTCCGGCAACTGATCTTCATGCTGATCCAGCCAGTTTTCGAGCGCTGGCATGGCTTCCATCCAGTGTTTTACATCTTTTTCTGTCAGATCAGCGGCCATTGCCAGTGGTGCCAATAAGCTGAACAACAACGTCATAACGATGCGCATGAGTATCTCCCTGAGAGTGTTTATTAAAGCGTTATTATTGATAAGGCGGTTACGTTAGTCGAGATTGACCGGCGCGGCAATAAATCTCAACCTCCACCGCCTCATCAAAATCACCAATGGCGGGAAGTGTCGAACTGACCATGGAGTGCAGGCAATCCAGCGCAACAAAATCCGGTGCAACAAAGCGGCTTTCGGCCAGAATCCAGTCGGGAATACTCAGCATCAGCTGCTTAAGATCGGCACTGGAGCTGATGTCGTAGAGCACATCACTGGCCAGCAGCAGGTCGACCTGTGGCCACTCACCTTTTACCGGTAAAACCTCCACCCCGTTCAGGGCTGCATTTTCGGCTGCAGCCTGCAGAGCATTTGCGTCCAGATCGGCAACCCAGACTTCCGCTGCTCCGGCCTTAGCTGCGGCGATGCCAACCAACCCTGAGCCACAGCCAAAATCCAGCACCTTCTTGCCGGCAACCGCCTGAGGGTTAGCCACAATCCATTGCGCCAGAGCACGCCCGCCCGCCCAGGCAAAGGCCCAGTACGGCAGACGCTGCCAGAAAGCACCGATGGCCTGAGTATCCAGAGCCAATTCACTGTCTGGCAGACTGAGCAACCACAGGGTTAACTGCTCTTGCATGAGCTTTTCCATAACAAGCTGAGCATCAGGCAGTATCAATGCCTGTTGCAACTGTGTTGGCGCTGAAGTATCGGTTGGCATAACGTACAAAAAACCTGTTTTTTGAAATATTGCTGTGTAAAAAGCAGATGACGCTTAAAACCAGTGTTTTTTAAACGCCGTTACTTTTTCCAGATAGCGCCGGGATTCTGCTTTCGGATGCTTGTGTACTATCGTGCGGTAAACTTCCTCTGCCGACATAGCATTAATACGCTGTACAGCTTTTTTACGGTCGGAGTGAAAGGCTTTAAACAGATTTCCGGCGCCGCCGTTATAAGCGGCAATAATGCAGTATTCACGTTTTTGCCAACCCTGAATATCACGCAGATACACATCCCGCAGAATCGATAGATAGGCACTGCCAGCGTCAATATTATTAGCCGGATTCAACAGGTAGCTGCGTGTCGGACGGTCATCACGGCCATAAATACGCTGATAGACATCACGCCCGGCGGTATTCTGCATAACCTGCATCAGGCCATAGGCACCAGCGTGGGAAACGGCAAAAGGATTAAAACTGCTTTCTGTTTCAATCACCGCCAGAATTAATGATGGCGATAATTTATAACGTGTTGCTGCACGCTCAACCAGAGGCCGGTAGCCGGCGGCACTGCGCTGTTTATGACTGCGCACCATAGCAACATCGACCCAATAGCGCGCGCCTTTATGGCGGACTTTGTGATCAATCAGATACTGGGCAAAGCGCTCAGCCCGCCAGGGGTATTCAATGCTTTTACCATCCTGATCAAGCACCTGCCCGGCCAGAAAAGGTTTGCCGGTAATGCCCATATCGGCTGCCGTGTACAGATCGACGGCCGAAGGATCGGCCGGCGTCAGCAGTGTAGCCACCAATGCCTGCTTTATTGCCGTTAACGGCGTTTTACTGCGCTCACTTTCGACCCGGATACGCCCGGCAGCAAAGTCGATATGAACCCGGGTGTGGTAATCATCGAGATATTTAACCATCGCATGAGCTGAGGCCTCTTCGAAGTCCTGACCCCAGACCTGATTGGCTTTTTCAGAAAAGAAGGCGTATTCGAGAATCACCGCCTGTACATCATCCGACAGCTCGGCAAAGTTATCCGGCAGGCGTCCGTCGTCTGCCAGCGCCGGCAAACAGAGCAGCCACAGCCCAACAAGACGGAAGTAAGAAAAGAACGACGGAGAAAAATTAAGGTTCACAAAAAACACGGGCAGCAAAGATTGCTGCCCAGTGTAATCGCCATACCGCTGAATGTCAGCGCACGGCCTCACGGCGGATGGCATTCGGCGAAAAGTCGTCGGCATCCAGCTCCTGGCTGAAATCGATAGTGCCGCCACGTTCGTTATCCAGCCCCTCGGCGTAGTAACGACCACTCTCAAGATCGTAGGTTACTTCCAGCGTTGGATAGACCAGCTGAACATCATAGTAGTTAATGGTGTGAGCTTCGGTAACCTGCCACAGCTTACCTTCTTCATCGTATTCTTCAGCGTAAATGATCGACCAGGAGTCTTCATCCACGTAGTAGCGGCGGGTTGAATAACGATGGCTGTAACCAAGACGCAACTTAGCTTCAACGACCCAGACACGGTGTGCCTCATAACGCAACAGTGACGGGTTTATGTGATGATCCTGCAGGATATCATCAATTTTCAGCGTGCCCTGATGAACCTTGTAGGCATTGTACGGAATATAGATTTCACGCTTACCTTTCAGCTCCCAGTCATAGTAATCCGGCGCGCCGTTAAACATATCCACCTGGTCAACGGTACGGATAGAGTTGGTGTTGATATCCGCCGTGTCATACGCAAGATCGGGGGTACGGCGCAGACGACGCTGGCCCGGCATATAAATCCAGGATTTACGTGGTGAACGTACCTGATCGAGGGTTTCATGAACCAGTGTGATACCACCTGCCAGCTGTGCCGGAGCAAGGGTTTTACGCTTCAGATAGAAGATTTTATTATCGAGATCTGCAGGTTCAGCACCTGGCATACTGTATTGCAGGAAGTATTCATATTCACGCAAGGCATCGATGCGCTGACCCCCCTGAGTGACGGATGAAGCAACGGAGGTATAAGACATCGAGTGACCGCGGAAACGCAGGGTATGGTTCCACAACACTTCCAGGCCGTTCTCCGGCACAGGGAAAGGCGACGTCATGGTGGCACCGGTAACACCGGCACCGTATTTCATCAGACCGGCACGTTTCGCATTGACCTTAATTGCGTCATATACGTAGTCCGGGTAAGACGCTGAACGACGGGTTGGATAAACTTCGAAATACAGGTCGGGAAAACGCTGCAGCAAGGCAACCTGACCATCGGTCAGACGTGAACGGTGCTCTGCAACATTAGCGGCCGAAATCCGGAATCGTGGTTGATCGGCGGCGAAAGGGTCGGCATGAAACGCGCCTGGTTTGTGTTTTTTATCGAGAGGCAGACCACCTCGCCAGGCCGGAATATCATTACCATTGCCCAGTTTCTCTGCGCCTACCGGAGTCAGGTCTTTGCCCAGTCTGGCAATGTCTTCCGGAGCGACGGCAGCCATGGCCGGCAAAACAAAGCACACTAACGTAGCAAACAAAAGCCGTCGTTTCATCACATCACCATAGAGCCATATTCAGGGGGCGTGCAGGCTACTGACTGGTGATTCTATGATCAACTATGTGTTACAAAATCACTACAAAACTCCAGAGAACCACGGAGAGGCGTAATACGTCCTCTCCGTAATGGTAAGCACTGGTACTGCTATATCAGACGAAGGCTGGCGCTACCCCCATGCCCCAAAGGATAACGGTCACCGCCATACAGCCAACCAAAGCACATAATCCGACCGTTAACATGGAGCTGGCAAAGATAAACCCGCGCTCTTCCGGTATATCCATAAAAATGGGAACGCCGGAATACAACAGGTAAACGCTGTAGCAGACAGCCGACAGCACGACCAGAACATCCAGCCACAAAATCGGCAACAGACCAATAAAGCCGGATAAAAACATGGGCGTGGAAGTAAAAACGGTAAAAATCAGACATCGTTCATAGCTGGCACTGACACCAAAGGTCCGCTCCATCCAGAACATGGCATAAGCCACCATTGCGACACCGAATAGCAAAGCAAAGTAAAAGGCAACCGCCATCGGCAACGCACTTTCAGCACTGAGC of the Thalassolituus hydrocarboniclasticus genome contains:
- a CDS encoding FG-GAP repeat protein, coding for MNQRHVKARSVASAVQITLVSALLSACGGGSSSDDPSFSVTPSAGNGGSISPDTAQVVDTETTTSFEITADNGYRIDGVSGCDGTLQGSTYTTGAITADCTVEASFMRTHRVAVNAGAGGSISPDTAQVVDTETTTSFEITADNGYRIDGVSGCDGTLQGSTYTTGAITADCTVEASFMRTHRVAVNAGAGGSISPDTAQVVDTETTTSFEITADNGYRIDGVSGCDGTLQGSTYTTGAITADCTVEASFIPADPVLSLSLTATKTFSFSWQDVAEETEYRLLESLDGQQDFTQIQTLPADTTGYQHSVFLPLRVNARYRLQACNLSDGYEDCRTSAEVTAQGSLADAVGYVKAARVDWGWNYPDDGYAAGWFGTAVALSADGSTLAIGMPGESNLNSGIDAEQSDIRGYSVGAVYVFRLTHGQWLQQAYIKASNADEGDIFGISLALSDDGSILAVGAFNEGSSIGGVDAAGAEQDNAARDAGAVYVFQRTGESWAQQAYIKASNTDAGDEFGRSLALSADGFTLAVGAPRERSSATGVGGDETDNSSGGVGAVYMFQRAGLSWAQQAYIKASNAGEGDEFGSSVALSADGSTLAVGAYREASSATGVGGDETDDSLRYAGAVYMFQRTDLSWTQLAYIKASNTDADDYFGSSLALSADGSTLAVGAWGEASSATGVGGDQVDNIANRAGAVYLFQRTDLNWAQQAYIKASNSGRDDHFGHAVALSADGDSLAVSAPVESSSATGINGEQMDDAAPGSGAVYLFQRTEAGWAQPAYIKASNTGELDFFGNSVALSADGQTLAVGASEEASSATGINGDQTNNNAVGSGAVYLY
- a CDS encoding helix-turn-helix domain-containing protein; this encodes MMKKDLYFQYAIGGNHSMSSTEGQWDKALSPFFKVQTKINPHPPPENQAETCTTDGMTILCLEIHQEVLLQSQINASLQENASAVLVYTEQGSAELFTCSQNIKINCGETFIIENSQPFILRADTCRLRLVIFNLHLISAIYPLIKMTRIMPLSHNNKAELLQHFIRDEFDRFRNLNSSGYTIRQETASHILRLMVQDQYLARIRNSHEKTMAVQKYLAANIFQPDITAATLCKELDISTYELQKIMQPHGGLKQYINKARIEEFCRKLHQGIDYSYNLYALSLDLGFRSESAFRRIFKSVTGVVPSKFLSDIHNRINPSPGHSE
- a CDS encoding AraC family transcriptional regulator; protein product: MSSHPTNTLTTAALQPLLRLLESKGFSGMDLLSPGHEARTEHLSSQRMSISQFDRLLEQASKLLNEPAIGLAAGQHLDLPSFYLLGFLLSGCQTGREALTILRRYYSLISDTRSPDLFVGNESIKVLYYVAEGSAFGSHARSEFIATSIHTAGKAFGGSYYQVQGVGFRFPPPSYRDRLEQFFGIPVQYNQPHNWISFSGKLLDKPLAQANPELFNSLRRQAEVATTRFGQLQAFSRKVMHILYQWPDSIPITKEAVADLLSTSSRTLTRRLQEENCQFSSLLRDVRLEKAKQALERGHTDVQQLAIELGFSDRRGFERAFKQWTGETPAAYRRNCRSRSEVVTEMAEAD
- a CDS encoding helix-turn-helix domain-containing protein, which codes for MVTQLFSENIYLKPNARLCKKVSASQINLHFLHGFIGFQGHAEDLSLSDSPFNTGMSVALIRVNNGHLKLNDQHLLTDRFYLCNLHAIRHISTNECSFFGMLIPGLQVDLNSLINSKTVILMNNDDWLENNLCFDLHQLFTALNEQDSLRATSISQIISGYLFETINSELEQNACEKKLTDSYYRLLSYIGRNLNSRKLGINMLTEATFMSRAGIYRLTNHFGGAIGLINHMRSTLALIDILNEDRADISFKDAYPNYGFSSYGCFLRAFRKIHGVPPGDIRKNGLKSLHQDNESGQSHAQKPRFYAWFRSYFIWNI
- a CDS encoding FG-GAP repeat protein, giving the protein MNQRHVKARSVASAVQVTLVSALLSACGGSSSDDPRFSVTPSAGNGGSISPDTAQVLNKGETTRFDIMAESGYRIDDVSGCDGTLQGSTYTTGAITADCTVEASFMRTHRVAVNAGAGGSISPDTAQVVDTETTTSFEITADNGYRIDGVSGCDGALQGSTYTTGAITADCTIEASFIPADPVLSLSLAATKTFSFSWQDVAEETEYRLLESLDGQQDFTQIQTLPADTTSYQYSVFLPQRVNARYRLQACNLSDGYEDCRTSAEVTAQGSLTDAVGYVKAARIDWGLNDPAYRSAEGQFGLAVALSADGSTLAVGMPEETNLNSGIDAEQSDIRGNSVGAVYVFRLIHGQWLQQAYIKASNADELDSFGSSLALSGDGSTLAVGAFNEGSSATGVNGVQADNSTPYAGAVYVFQYSGAGWAQQAYIKASNTGAGDRFGRSLALSADGSTLAVGAFFESSSATGVDGDQADNSAYLAGAIYMFQRAGLSWTQQAYIKASNTGVKDQFGISLALSADGSTLAVSALAEASSATGVGGDETDDSLTYAGAVYVFLRADQAWAQQAYIKASNTGANDYFGSSVALSADGSTLAVGAQNEGSSAAGVGAGQEDNSASKAGAVYVFQRTGLHWAQQAYLKASNTGTRDNFGYAVALSADGDSLAVSAPGERSSAAGINGEQMDDAAYESGAVYLFQRTEAGWAQPAYIKASNTGYGDTFGRSVALSADGQTLAVGAPLEASSATGVNGDQTNNNAVGSGAVYLY